TTTATCATTTACGATAAAAAAGGCTTTGAAGTCTTGCATCCTACCCTGGAAGGTCAAAACGTATTGGACGTCACCGACCTTAATGATGCTGAGCATTATATTGTTAAAGAACAGATAGAGACAGCACTCAGTGGTGGCGGCTATACCTATTATGCCTGGCGTTTACCCCACTCCAACAAAATCGGCAAAAAAATTTCATATGTTGCTTATAGTCCGGACTGGGAATGGATTGTTGCGGCAACGGCATATGAATTAGATTTTGTAAATGAAGCAACCGAAATTCTTTATACGATCGGACTTGTAACCACTATATTAATATTTTTTACTGGTTATATCGGTACGAAATACATCAAATCCGCAACAAAACCCGTACTTGATATTGCAAGCGGCATGAAAAATGTAACTGAAGGCCGCTATCAATCAATCCCTGCCGGCAATTATAATGATGAGACCAAAGTATTGATTGACGGTTACAACACCATGATTGAATCCCTTGAAAAGGCCGAACGTAAAATCACCATCAAGAATGATCGATTAACCTACCTTGCCTACAACGATGAGCTTACATTGCTTCCCAATCGAAACGGCATGAAAGAGTATGTTGACCAAAGGCTGAGCAATGGATGCAATTTTGGTTATCTGGCCCAACTGGATATCATGGGGCTAAAGTTGATTAATTTGACCTTGGGGTATGAGCAGGGAGACAAAGTATTGGGACTTTTAGGTAAATACCTGCGCCAATACAAAAAAGACAATAATTATCCGGCACGGACGGGAAGTAATGAATTTTCGATCTGGATAGAAGCGGTTGAGCAACAACGTATCTATCCCCTATTAAAGGAGATCAGAGAGAAAAGCCAACAATACGTAATAGAAAACGGTTACAACCAGATGCTTGATATCTACCTTGCCTTGACCATGTACGACGGTCAGAATAAATCCTTTGAGACGCTATACGAAGAGACGACAACCGCAATGCGGACTGCCAGAGAAAAGCGGGATCTATCAATAACCCTCTTTGAAGAGTCCATGAAAGAGCGGGTGGAAAACGAACTGGCCATGCGCCGGCATCTGGACAAGGCCATTTCAGAAAAAGAGATCATTCCTTACTACCAGGCGCAGGTTGATTTCACCACCGAAAAGGTTGTGGGAGTTGAAGCCTTGGCACGATGGATTTCCAGTGAACTGGGTTTCGTGCCGCCCAATGTGTTTATTCCTTACATAAATCAGCTTAATCTGATCACGGAGTTTACCGAATATATGATCGATAAAGTGTTGAGCAATTATCAGGATTTGGTCATGAAATACGATTCCGACCTGACCATATCCATTAATATTTCACCCCTATGTTTTATGGAAAAAGATTTTACCGGCAAAGTTGAGCGGGCCATAAATAAGCATCACATCCCGCCACACAAATTAATTCTTGAAATAACCGAAGATGTTTTCATCGCAGACTATAAGGAAATTAATAGAATTATAACAAAACTTCGCGAATTGTTTGTCAAAGTTTCCATTGATGATTTTGGAACGGGCTACTCTTCTTTGAATTATCTGATGAACATCCAACCCGATGAAATTAAAATAGATAAAAGCTTTGTGGGCCAGATCCTTGATGATGAAAAAGCCTTTTACATGTTTGACACCTTGTGTAATATCGCCGAAAACTTTGGATATTCAATTGTGGCTGAAGGGGTTGAAAATAAAAAGCAACTTGAAAAGATCAGCACCACTTCCCTTAAAATAATTCAAGGCTATCTATTCTCAAAACCTGAGCCACTAATCACGGAAATGCCCGCTGGAAAAAACTCAGGGTCATGCAGCTAAAGGTAATCGACCATCCTTGTGTATGGGACCGCTTTGTGATGGGGAACCCGGACGCAGCTTTTACCCACCTTTTTGGGTGGCGAAGGGTGATCGCGTCTGTTTATCAACACAAGCCGGTTTACCTGGCAGCCGTGGAAAAGGGTAGCATAGCGGCCCTGGTTCCCCTGTTCCGATTCAGCCGCCCTTTTTATCCGCCGGAATATATCTCCCTCCCCTTTTTCGACCATGCCGGCATTGTGGGCAAAAGTCAAAAAGCCGGGCAATTTCTCCTGGAAAAGGCATGGAAAACGCTTGATTGCAAAAACAGCGCCGGGTTAAACGTCCGGCAGGATACCAATTTTGATCTATCCGGGCTGACCCTTACGGGCCGTCGTCCCAAAATTTTCACCGAAAAGACAGGGCTGACCATTGCCCTGGCACCTGATCCCCGTCAGATGCTGGCCGCCTTTCCAGCCAAGCTCAGAAGCCAGATCAATAAAGGGATAAAAAACGGATTGACCTGGGATATCGGCGGAGCCAAGCTTCTACCGGCATTTTATAAGGTGTTTGCAAGGAATATGAGAGATCTGGGCTCCCCTGTTCATGCCCTCTGTTTTTTTAAAACCATCTTTTCGGTCTTCCCGGGCCAGGCACTCATCTGCGTGATATACCACAGAGGAATACCGGCAGCCGGGGGTTTTGTTTTTCGATTTAAAAACAGGCTGGTCAATCCCTGGGCCTCATCCCTCAGGCAGTTCCGGTCCCTGAACACCAATATGCTGCTGTACTGGCAAATGATCCGTCTGGCCTGCAACCTGAACCTTGACATTTTTGACATGGGCAGGTCCTCCAAAGACGCCTCTACCTTTCGGTTCAAACAGCAGTGGGGACCACAGCAAACCCCGCTTTCCTGGTATACCTGGGCAGGGGACCGCCACAGATCCCCGGGGGAGACCCTATCCATCAGCCCCTGGCAAAAACTGCCCCTGGGAGTCGCCAACATAGCAGGCCCCCGGGTCAGAAAACACATTTCATTGTAAACAGCCACGGGCTGACCTGACATATCATCTGCCAGCTCAACCCACAACAAAGCTTGAAAGATCTGAGTGACTTACCCAGACTTTCTCATAAATAAAGGAAAACAGAACGATGACCCTTTCCATTCCCATGCCCCTTTTGGTCAGCATAGACGATGCCGGTTGGTGGATGGGACAGGATGGCTCTGCCGTGAACCAACCCTTCCGCACAGGTATGCCAAGGGCCCACTGCCTGGAGGACTACACGGCATTGGTCGCCCTGGGGCGCAGCCTGGACATGAAGATCCCGGCCGGATTTGTGCTTTGCGAGTGGGATCAGACCCAGCTACTCAGGGAGGTGCCCTCTGCCACCTGGATGGCCGAGCAGTGGAAATCCCCGTTTACAGATTTAGAAACCAAGGAAAAGGCGGCTCAGATTATCCAAAGCGGCAGTGATCACCTGGAGTTGGCCGTCCATGGCGTGGGACATGAATTCTGGGACCAGGGCCGGATGTCTCGAAGCGAATTCCACGACACTAAGGGAAAAATACGTTCCCGGGACCTGGTCAAAAAACATCTGGAATATTTTTTCAGGCTTATGGACTCATTCGGCCTGGCCCAGGCGCCCCGGATTTTTATTCCTCCTGCTCTGCACCACGGGTTTGGCAACGGCGCAAAAGGATTCCAAGCCATTGCCCGATCCTTTGGTATCCAGTACATCCCCCTGGTCTTTTCCCGGGCTGACTGCAGTATTGCCCTCCAGTTTATAGGACTTGGCTGGGAAGAAGGCGTCCTGCTCATGGAAAGAGGAAGGTCCCAAACAAAGTGGAACCAGGTTGCGGCACCACCAAAGTTCACCTTCAACTCTCCCATCCTCGCCTTGCACTGGGCAAATATCCTCCACCCAAATCCCGACAAAAACATGGATGTAATCCATGCCTGGTCCGATTTTTTAAAAAAAGGGGTAAAAGAGAACCAGGTGGTGCTTTCCAGGGACATTTCAGCCTGCCTGACCCAGTATCTCAATGCAACCCAATCCCGGATACACGTAAAGGGAAACAAAATCGTAGTATTTTTAGACTGGATCGATAAGTTACCGGCAAAGGCCCTGGCCGATACGCTGTTTTTTTCCCTGGATCTGCCCAAGGGCTTAGCACTTCGACTGTCCGGTACAGAAATTAAAAGACCACGCAACCAGAATGAATCCGGATTTATTAAAACCGGAATGCCCAAGGCAGGGAAAATAGTCTTTGAATACAGCCAGTCTTTTTAAAGAAGCTGCCATATAATATATCTATACATATATTCAATTTGGATTAGCATTATCTTTTTGACAGAATCTTTCCTGTTTTTATAATTATCCGATGGAAATAAAGCATTATCCCCCAATAGAAATCCAGACCATCCTTGAAAAAGGAACCGCAGTTCAAAACGAAGACTTTTTGATCATGCAGGACAATATCCTCGGAGTCTTTGACGGGGCAACCAGCCTGAACGGTCAAAAATTCGGGCAGGAGAGGACCGGAGGAGCCATTGCTTCCCAAACGGCCGGTGCCGTATTTAAAAAGAACCATTTTCCTCTGAACCAACTGGCTTGCCAGGCCAACGATGCCATCATGAAACAGATGCTTTCCAACGGGGTGGACACCTCAAGAAAGGAAAATCTCTGGTGTACCAGTGCGGCGGTTGTACGTCTAAAAGACCAGTCCCTGGAATGGATTCAGAGCGGGGATGCCGTTATCATTCTTATCTACGAGGACGGCACCCACAGAGTTCTGGTGGACCGGGAAGACCATGACCATGAGACCCTGACCCTGTGGAAAAAACTGGTTCGTACCCATCTGCCTGAAACAGAAAAGCCACGTGGTTTTCTCCCCATAAATCATCAAGCAGCCCCGCAGCAGGTCATAGATCTTATGCGTGGCAAACTGGCCGGCCAGATTCGAAAAGTCCGTTCCGGTATGAATATCACCTATGGGGTGCTTAATGGAGAGAAAGCGGCTGAAACTTTCCTGAACCAGGGAGAGGAATCTTTGGACCGGGTGGCCCATGTTCTGATCTTTACCGACGGTCTATCCATTCCCCAGCCTGAGCCGGAACCGCACAAAGATTTCACTGATCTTGTCAAAACATACCTGAATTTAGGTCTGGAAGGGTTGAAACAAATGATCCGCAGCCAGGAAGGAAAAGATCCCCATTGTCTGATCTGTCCGCGATTCAAGTGCCACGATGATATCGCAGCCATTGCCGTCCAGTTTTAGAAGTAACAATCCGGTCTGAATTAATTTTTAAGAAAGCATAAGAAAAAACCGTTCAGAGAGAAGCCTCATTCGGATCTGCCTCTTCCATAACCGGTTGTCCGATCAATTCAGCTAACGGCATCACAGAAATATTTTGAGATTCAAGTCCTTTCAAGACACGTTCCAGTTCGGTTAAAAACCCAGAAAGGAATTGATTATCAGGCATTTCAGTCAACGGTTTTGAATCATGCAGCAAAATGATATCACCGGGCCTCACCCGACCCAGTATTTTTGAAGCCAGCCCGGATATCCTGCGATTTCCTCTGTCCATGGCCCGGCAGGAAAAATTGACGGCTTTTAGTCCAACCTCTGCCAGAACCGGTCCAAGTTTCGGGTTGGTAATACCTGCAGGGGGCCTGAACACCAGGGGCCGGATGCCATGGCCCCCAAGCACCTCTTGGGTTTTAATAATCTCGTCTTTAAGATGCCGCCTTGATTTGAGCATAATCAAGGGATCGTGTGAATAGGTATGGTTGCCGATGGTGTGACCCTGGGCCAAAATCCGGGCAATGAGATCGGGATGGCTGCGGGCATTTTCCCCGGTGACAAAAAAGGTAGCCTTCACCTGGTAAGATCTGAGAATATCCAGAACCAAAGGGGTTGTCACCTTATCCGGTCCATCGTCAAAGGAAAGAGAGACACAAATGCCCTTACGCGCTCCCCGGCAAATAACAGGCAGAAAAAAACTATACCCCGTTGCAAACGGTGCCACAAGGCAGAGCAAAACAAATCCCGCCAGGGGAAAAATACTCCACACAGTCCCCCATAAAACAAAAAAAAAGCCGGCCAGGATAAACGCGCCAATGCCTGTTCTCTCCCCTGTGGTCAATGATCTTTTTGCAGGATTTTTCACTTGAGCCGCCCCAAAATAATCTTTTCAACCGTCTACTGATTATGAGACTATATCAGTCAGCATAGCATAGATCCAGAACCCCCAAACAAAAAGGAAAGGAAGCAGGGTCAGATGAAAATATCAGGAAAAAAAACCGGGAAACTTGCATTTACAATCAAACAGGACAGTTACACTTACACCCTTGATGCGCCCGAAAGTGCCGGCGGTGAAGGCAAAGGCCCATCTCCCAAAGGCCTTCTTTTAAGCGGATTGATTGGATGCACAGGCATTGATGTGGCAATGATCCTGGGAAAAATGCGGGTGGAGATCCAGGATCTGGAAATCACGGCACAAACCGAGCTTACAGACCAACAGCCATCGGTATTTAAGGAAATCACTCTGTCTTACCACATCACCGGCAATGACAAAGATACAAAAAAAATCAAACGGGCTGTCTCCCTGTCCATGGAAACCTACTGCGGGGTCTCTGCTATGCTGGAAAAAAACAGCCGTATCATCCCTGAAATTTTTTTGAATGGCAATAAAATTTAAACGCCCGGATGATCTTCACTACTAAAAAAGTTTTTAATCTCTTGACTTGAGCCAACTACATAGAAATATTAACTGGGTATAAGCGCGGCAAAATGCTGCGTAGCGACAGAAAAAAAGAAAAGTACTTAATGAAAAAAACAAAAGGAGGGCCGAAATGAACAGGTTGGGAAAACTACTTCTAAAGACCTTATCTGTATCGCTACTATCCGTATCCTTACTGGCATGTAGTTCCGTACAACATCACAAAAAAACCGCTTACCACACTAAAGCAAAAGCCTTTGCTACACTGCCGGACGGCCTTGCCTTTCCCGAAGGGATTGCCAGAAATCCGTCAACTGGTGATATCTATGTGAGCACATTCAGCTTTGCCGGCAACAATACCCTACTACGCTATGATAAAACTGGAAAACTTTTGGCCCAGATTGATTTTGCCAAAACGCCATTGCTTGGGTTGGCCTTCAATACTGTGGATAAAAAGGTTTACATCTGTAATACAGGCGATCTTGTCGGAGACAAGTCCAGAATCCAACGGGTGGATGGTGACTTTGTTACAAACGCAAAGGTAGAGGACGTCGCAGCCATTCCCCATATTGGCGCGCCTGGATCCAGAACTGTGAATAATCCCGATGGCAGTAAAGACACAATCATCTTTGGTGATAATGCAGCAGCCCCCAATGCCATGACCTTTAACAAGGCCGGCGATCTGCTTATTTCCGATTCTTTTCAGGGTGCTGTTTTCAAAATTGACAATGCAGCAAATTGCA
Above is a window of uncultured Desulfobacter sp. DNA encoding:
- a CDS encoding EAL domain-containing protein, which produces MVIIYIKINYLDEERRLKLVSEYRKSFNRKLISIFLFILITATSLIGISSYQITKKALAEKGKVVLKNSVVQALALIRSEYNKVQAGSISQAEAQETIKTFLAGPMKADGTRDLHGNIDLSEHGYFIIYDKKGFEVLHPTLEGQNVLDVTDLNDAEHYIVKEQIETALSGGGYTYYAWRLPHSNKIGKKISYVAYSPDWEWIVAATAYELDFVNEATEILYTIGLVTTILIFFTGYIGTKYIKSATKPVLDIASGMKNVTEGRYQSIPAGNYNDETKVLIDGYNTMIESLEKAERKITIKNDRLTYLAYNDELTLLPNRNGMKEYVDQRLSNGCNFGYLAQLDIMGLKLINLTLGYEQGDKVLGLLGKYLRQYKKDNNYPARTGSNEFSIWIEAVEQQRIYPLLKEIREKSQQYVIENGYNQMLDIYLALTMYDGQNKSFETLYEETTTAMRTAREKRDLSITLFEESMKERVENELAMRRHLDKAISEKEIIPYYQAQVDFTTEKVVGVEALARWISSELGFVPPNVFIPYINQLNLITEFTEYMIDKVLSNYQDLVMKYDSDLTISINISPLCFMEKDFTGKVERAINKHHIPPHKLILEITEDVFIADYKEINRIITKLRELFVKVSIDDFGTGYSSLNYLMNIQPDEIKIDKSFVGQILDDEKAFYMFDTLCNIAENFGYSIVAEGVENKKQLEKISTTSLKIIQGYLFSKPEPLITEMPAGKNSGSCS
- a CDS encoding SMP-30/gluconolactonase/LRE family protein, producing the protein MNRLGKLLLKTLSVSLLSVSLLACSSVQHHKKTAYHTKAKAFATLPDGLAFPEGIARNPSTGDIYVSTFSFAGNNTLLRYDKTGKLLAQIDFAKTPLLGLAFNTVDKKVYICNTGDLVGDKSRIQRVDGDFVTNAKVEDVAAIPHIGAPGSRTVNNPDGSKDTIIFGDNAAAPNAMTFNKAGDLLISDSFQGAVFKIDNAANCKKQCAVTTVIHDSLLATPGFPPFGANGLALNADESKLYIANTGDDRILSLDMATKELNVFAESINGADGLAMDANGYLWAAANQADKIVMFESTGKVHGKLGIPGRVNKDGSHSGLLFPASLVIADGTIYVTNLAIPLTPAKGDEIEEAVSKYTISAVKIPQHK
- a CDS encoding protein phosphatase 2C domain-containing protein; amino-acid sequence: MEIKHYPPIEIQTILEKGTAVQNEDFLIMQDNILGVFDGATSLNGQKFGQERTGGAIASQTAGAVFKKNHFPLNQLACQANDAIMKQMLSNGVDTSRKENLWCTSAAVVRLKDQSLEWIQSGDAVIILIYEDGTHRVLVDREDHDHETLTLWKKLVRTHLPETEKPRGFLPINHQAAPQQVIDLMRGKLAGQIRKVRSGMNITYGVLNGEKAAETFLNQGEESLDRVAHVLIFTDGLSIPQPEPEPHKDFTDLVKTYLNLGLEGLKQMIRSQEGKDPHCLICPRFKCHDDIAAIAVQF
- a CDS encoding GNAT family N-acetyltransferase, which produces MQLKVIDHPCVWDRFVMGNPDAAFTHLFGWRRVIASVYQHKPVYLAAVEKGSIAALVPLFRFSRPFYPPEYISLPFFDHAGIVGKSQKAGQFLLEKAWKTLDCKNSAGLNVRQDTNFDLSGLTLTGRRPKIFTEKTGLTIALAPDPRQMLAAFPAKLRSQINKGIKNGLTWDIGGAKLLPAFYKVFARNMRDLGSPVHALCFFKTIFSVFPGQALICVIYHRGIPAAGGFVFRFKNRLVNPWASSLRQFRSLNTNMLLYWQMIRLACNLNLDIFDMGRSSKDASTFRFKQQWGPQQTPLSWYTWAGDRHRSPGETLSISPWQKLPLGVANIAGPRVRKHISL
- a CDS encoding OsmC family protein, producing the protein MKISGKKTGKLAFTIKQDSYTYTLDAPESAGGEGKGPSPKGLLLSGLIGCTGIDVAMILGKMRVEIQDLEITAQTELTDQQPSVFKEITLSYHITGNDKDTKKIKRAVSLSMETYCGVSAMLEKNSRIIPEIFLNGNKI
- a CDS encoding polysaccharide deacetylase family protein; amino-acid sequence: MKNPAKRSLTTGERTGIGAFILAGFFFVLWGTVWSIFPLAGFVLLCLVAPFATGYSFFLPVICRGARKGICVSLSFDDGPDKVTTPLVLDILRSYQVKATFFVTGENARSHPDLIARILAQGHTIGNHTYSHDPLIMLKSRRHLKDEIIKTQEVLGGHGIRPLVFRPPAGITNPKLGPVLAEVGLKAVNFSCRAMDRGNRRISGLASKILGRVRPGDIILLHDSKPLTEMPDNQFLSGFLTELERVLKGLESQNISVMPLAELIGQPVMEEADPNEASL